The following proteins are encoded in a genomic region of Vogesella indigofera:
- a CDS encoding lipopolysaccharide biosynthesis protein: protein MSLSVLRQRLAAGGFMRHVATLASGAALAQALPLLFAPLLTRLYTPADFGVLAVFVAWLSNLAVIATARYDMAVVLPKSEPEAARLMLLALAINTGLLLLTLPLFWPWHDAIAGLLGAPQLAPWLPLLPLGVWLAGGVAAWTAWNNRQRRYAANAQGRVVQSLGVSLLQVAAGWSGLAVGGLILSQLAGQVIALLTLARADVAARLPWLRGHDRAALLAEARRYREFPLVNTPHAFVVAFQDSLMLALLSALSGAAIVGQYALVLRVLKLPAALVGQAVAQVVFRDLAEAAASGRALSGLLKRAVLVLAALSLLPFGVLALWGGPLFALVFGAPWLGAGEIAANLAPYFAAAFIVGPAFMVPMVIGRQRASFLFVLCGVIVNLAVFAAVYVAGRDAMLAFRVMAVVMTLYFAAYLAWVFRLLRLRERSDV from the coding sequence ATGAGCTTGAGCGTGCTGCGTCAAAGGTTGGCCGCAGGCGGCTTCATGCGCCATGTGGCGACGCTGGCCAGCGGCGCGGCGCTGGCGCAGGCCTTGCCGTTGCTGTTCGCGCCGCTGCTGACGCGGCTGTACACGCCGGCCGATTTCGGCGTGCTGGCGGTGTTTGTCGCCTGGCTGTCCAATCTGGCGGTGATCGCCACCGCGCGTTACGACATGGCGGTGGTGCTGCCCAAGTCCGAGCCGGAAGCGGCGCGGCTGATGCTGCTGGCGCTGGCGATCAATACTGGCCTGCTGTTGCTGACCCTGCCGCTGTTCTGGCCGTGGCACGACGCCATCGCCGGCCTGCTCGGTGCGCCGCAGCTGGCGCCGTGGCTGCCGCTGCTGCCGCTGGGCGTGTGGCTGGCCGGTGGTGTGGCAGCGTGGACGGCGTGGAACAACCGCCAGCGCCGCTATGCGGCCAACGCGCAGGGGCGGGTGGTGCAGTCGCTGGGCGTGTCGCTGCTGCAGGTGGCGGCCGGCTGGTCCGGCCTTGCCGTCGGCGGGCTGATCCTGTCGCAGCTGGCCGGGCAGGTCATCGCCTTGCTGACGCTGGCGCGTGCCGATGTCGCGGCGCGCCTGCCGTGGCTGCGCGGCCACGATCGTGCCGCGCTGCTGGCCGAGGCGCGGCGTTACCGCGAATTCCCGCTGGTGAACACGCCGCACGCCTTCGTGGTCGCGTTCCAGGATTCGCTGATGCTGGCGCTGCTGTCGGCGCTGTCCGGCGCCGCCATCGTCGGCCAGTACGCGCTGGTGCTGCGGGTGCTGAAACTGCCGGCGGCGCTGGTGGGGCAGGCGGTGGCGCAGGTGGTGTTCCGCGATCTGGCCGAGGCGGCGGCGTCCGGTCGCGCGCTGTCCGGTCTGCTCAAGCGCGCGGTGCTGGTGCTGGCGGCACTGTCGCTGCTGCCGTTCGGCGTGCTGGCGCTGTGGGGTGGGCCGCTGTTTGCGCTGGTGTTCGGCGCGCCGTGGCTGGGTGCCGGCGAGATTGCGGCCAACCTTGCGCCGTACTTCGCCGCCGCCTTCATCGTCGGTCCGGCCTTCATGGTGCCGATGGTGATCGGCCGCCAGCGCGCGTCCTTCCTGTTTGTGCTGTGCGGCGTCATCGTCAATCTGGCGGTGTTTGCCGCGGTGTATGTCGCCGGGCGCGACGCCATGCTGGCGTTCCGCGTGATGGCGGTGGTGATGACGCTCTATTTTGCGGCCTATCTGGCGTGGGTGTTCCGCCTGCTGCGGCTGCGGGAAAGGTCCGATGTTTAA
- a CDS encoding DUF3147 family protein, protein MAYLAFKYLVSAAMVVLVSELAKRSDKLGALLASLPLVTVLTLIWLHLERQPADKVANHAWYTFWFVLPTLPMFLLFPWLQARLGFWLALGASVLLTMLLFAAFAWLLRLAGIQLL, encoded by the coding sequence GTGGCGTATCTGGCGTTCAAGTACCTCGTCTCCGCCGCCATGGTGGTGCTGGTGTCGGAGCTGGCCAAGCGCAGCGACAAGCTGGGCGCGCTGCTGGCGTCCTTGCCGTTGGTGACGGTGCTGACGCTGATCTGGCTGCACCTGGAGCGACAGCCGGCGGACAAGGTGGCGAATCACGCCTGGTATACCTTCTGGTTCGTGCTGCCGACACTGCCGATGTTCCTGCTGTTTCCCTGGCTGCAGGCGCGGCTGGGTTTCTGGCTGGCGCTGGGCGCCAGCGTGCTGCTGACCATGCTGCTGTTCGCCGCTTTCGCCTGGCTGCTGCGGCTGGCCGGTATCCAGCTGTTATGA
- a CDS encoding DegT/DnrJ/EryC1/StrS family aminotransferase — protein MSIQFIDLKAQYQHLKSDIDARIHAVLDHGQYIMGPEVKQLEEQLAAYTGAKHAIGVCDGTKALLIALMALGVKAGDEVITTPFTFIATGEMIALLGAKPVFVDIDPLTYNLDPALLEAAITPRTRAIMPVSLYGQCADFAAINAIAEKHGIAVIEDGAQSFGASQHGKRSGNLCTIATTSFFPSKPLGCYGDGGAVFTNDDELAKKMREIRVHGQDRRYHHPVIGLNGRLDTIQAAVLLAKLPSFQDEVVARARIGARYSELLKDVARVPVIAAGNSHVYAQYTIEVDNREAVQKALQELGVPTAVHYPIPLHLQPAFADLGQGEGSFPLAEAAGKRVMSLPMHPFLDEATQDAIVAAVKKALA, from the coding sequence ATGTCCATCCAGTTCATCGATCTGAAAGCGCAGTACCAGCACCTAAAAAGCGACATCGACGCCCGCATCCACGCGGTGCTGGATCACGGCCAGTACATCATGGGGCCGGAAGTGAAACAGCTGGAAGAGCAGCTGGCCGCCTACACCGGCGCCAAACACGCGATCGGCGTCTGCGACGGCACCAAGGCGCTGCTGATCGCGCTGATGGCGCTGGGCGTGAAGGCCGGCGACGAGGTGATCACCACCCCGTTCACCTTCATCGCCACCGGCGAGATGATTGCGCTCTTGGGCGCCAAGCCGGTGTTCGTCGACATCGACCCGCTGACCTACAACCTCGACCCGGCGTTGCTGGAAGCGGCGATCACGCCGCGTACCCGCGCCATCATGCCGGTCAGCCTGTACGGCCAGTGTGCCGATTTCGCGGCCATCAACGCCATCGCCGAAAAACACGGCATCGCGGTGATCGAGGACGGCGCGCAGAGCTTCGGCGCCAGCCAGCACGGCAAGCGCTCCGGCAACCTGTGCACCATAGCCACCACCAGCTTCTTCCCGTCCAAGCCGCTGGGCTGTTACGGCGACGGTGGCGCGGTGTTCACCAACGACGACGAACTGGCCAAGAAAATGCGCGAGATCCGCGTGCATGGCCAGGACCGCCGCTACCACCACCCGGTGATTGGCCTCAACGGCCGGCTGGATACCATCCAGGCCGCCGTGCTGCTGGCGAAATTGCCGAGCTTCCAGGACGAAGTGGTGGCCCGCGCCCGCATCGGCGCACGCTACAGCGAATTGTTGAAGGATGTCGCGCGCGTGCCGGTGATCGCCGCTGGCAACAGCCACGTCTACGCGCAGTACACCATCGAGGTGGACAATCGCGAGGCGGTGCAAAAGGCGCTGCAGGAACTGGGCGTGCCGACCGCGGTGCACTACCCGATCCCGCTGCACCTGCAGCCGGCGTTTGCCGATCTGGGACAGGGAGAGGGCAGCTTCCCGCTGGCCGAGGCCGCCGGCAAACGGGTGATGAGCCTGCCGATGCACCCGTTCCTGGATGAAGCGACCCAGGATGCCATCGTCGCCGCGGTGAAGAAGGCGCTGGCCTAA
- a CDS encoding acyltransferase, with translation MAAYTVHPTAIVDDGAQIGDDTRVWHWVHICSQARIGARCSFGQNVFVGNDVIIGDNVKVQNNVSIYDAVTLEDDVFCGPSMVFTNVNNPRSHVSRKNEYRRTVVKKGATIGANATVVCGHTVGEYAFIGAGAVVTRDVLPHALMVGTPARRIGWMCQCGERLADSIAEHDCAACGQRYDIGGNHCTPL, from the coding sequence ATGGCTGCCTATACCGTCCACCCCACCGCTATCGTTGACGACGGCGCCCAGATCGGCGACGACACCCGCGTCTGGCACTGGGTGCATATCTGCAGCCAGGCGCGCATCGGCGCGCGTTGTTCGTTTGGCCAGAACGTGTTTGTCGGCAACGACGTGATCATCGGCGACAACGTGAAGGTGCAGAACAACGTGTCGATCTACGACGCGGTGACGCTGGAAGACGACGTGTTCTGCGGCCCGTCGATGGTATTCACCAACGTCAACAACCCGCGCAGCCACGTCAGCCGCAAGAACGAATACCGCCGCACGGTGGTGAAAAAGGGCGCCACCATCGGCGCCAACGCCACCGTGGTCTGCGGCCACACCGTCGGCGAGTACGCCTTCATCGGCGCCGGCGCGGTGGTGACCCGCGACGTGCTGCCGCACGCGCTGATGGTCGGCACCCCGGCCAGGCGCATCGGCTGGATGTGCCAGTGCGGCGAGCGGCTGGCGGACAGCATCGCTGAGCACGACTGCGCCGCCTGCGGCCAACGTTACGACATCGGCGGCAACCACTGCACGCCGCTTTGA
- a CDS encoding Gfo/Idh/MocA family protein, with the protein MIAYDSITDRKIRFALIGCGRIANNHFGALEQHADRAELTDVCDTDPAALAAAVARTGARGHATLAALLKASNADVIILTTPSGLHPQQAMDCFAAGFHVMTEKPMATRWQDGVAMVKAADQAGKRLFVVKQNRRNATLQLLKRAVQEKRFGRIYMVNVNVFWTRPQSYYDQADWRGTWEYDGGAFMNQASHYVDLLDWIIGPVESMQAYTATMERDIEVEDSGVVSLKWRSGALGSMNVTMLTYPKNLEGSITILGEKGTVRIGGMAVNEIQHWEFAAPHAMDDDIKAASYATTSVYGFGHPLYYDNVIQVMRGEAEPETDGREGLKSLELLVGIYLSARDGRRVSLPLEY; encoded by the coding sequence ATGATTGCTTACGACAGCATTACCGACCGCAAGATACGCTTCGCCCTGATCGGCTGCGGCCGCATCGCCAACAACCACTTCGGCGCGCTGGAACAGCACGCCGACCGTGCCGAGCTGACCGACGTCTGCGACACCGATCCGGCGGCGCTGGCCGCCGCGGTGGCGCGTACCGGCGCCCGTGGCCACGCCACCTTGGCGGCACTGCTCAAGGCCAGCAACGCCGACGTCATCATCCTGACCACCCCGTCCGGGCTGCACCCGCAGCAGGCGATGGACTGCTTCGCCGCCGGCTTCCACGTGATGACCGAGAAGCCGATGGCGACGCGCTGGCAGGACGGCGTGGCGATGGTGAAGGCCGCCGACCAGGCCGGCAAGCGCCTGTTCGTGGTCAAGCAGAACCGCCGCAACGCCACGCTGCAGCTGCTCAAGCGCGCGGTGCAGGAAAAGCGCTTCGGCCGCATCTACATGGTCAACGTCAACGTGTTCTGGACCCGGCCGCAGTCCTACTACGACCAGGCCGACTGGCGCGGCACCTGGGAGTACGACGGCGGTGCGTTCATGAACCAGGCCAGCCACTACGTCGACCTGCTGGACTGGATCATCGGCCCGGTGGAGAGCATGCAGGCCTACACCGCGACCATGGAACGCGACATCGAGGTGGAAGACAGCGGCGTGGTCAGCCTGAAGTGGCGCTCCGGCGCGCTGGGCAGCATGAACGTGACCATGCTCACCTACCCGAAAAACCTGGAAGGCTCGATCACCATCCTCGGCGAGAAGGGCACCGTGCGCATCGGCGGCATGGCGGTCAACGAGATCCAGCACTGGGAATTCGCCGCGCCGCACGCGATGGACGACGACATCAAGGCCGCCAGCTACGCCACCACCAGCGTCTACGGCTTCGGCCACCCGCTGTACTACGACAACGTGATCCAGGTGATGCGCGGCGAGGCGGAGCCGGAAACTGACGGCCGCGAAGGACTGAAGTCGCTGGAGCTGCTGGTCGGCATCTACCTGTCGGCCCGCGACGGCCGTCGCGTCAGCCTGCCGCTGGAGTACTGA
- a CDS encoding polyamine aminopropyltransferase, giving the protein MAGKAQHPFRRRVRNSQDALPDVDISETDNIRSLHLGSATIQSSMDLDDPADLVLTYTRAMMAFLLWNDDPRHIVQIGLGGGSLARFIDEYLPDAISVAVEINPQVVAVARVFFQLPPEGDFFEIVEADGADYIKMFRESTDVIMVDGFDGQQIVADLTTEEFFEDCKRALTANGIFVTNWWSGDKRYHSFLERLLAAFGGCVIELPAATHGNMAVMAFKQPPGLTGWDALAKKADELEGRFGLEFGEFVKRLKEANLHSNNRLLI; this is encoded by the coding sequence GTGGCGGGTAAGGCACAACACCCGTTCCGCCGCCGCGTGCGCAACAGCCAGGACGCGTTGCCGGACGTGGACATCTCCGAGACCGACAACATCCGCTCGCTGCACCTCGGTTCGGCCACCATCCAGAGCTCGATGGATCTCGACGATCCGGCCGACCTGGTGCTGACCTACACCCGCGCGATGATGGCCTTCCTGCTGTGGAACGACGACCCGCGCCACATCGTGCAGATCGGCCTCGGCGGCGGTTCGCTGGCGCGCTTCATCGACGAGTACCTGCCGGACGCGATCAGCGTCGCGGTGGAGATCAATCCGCAAGTGGTCGCCGTGGCACGGGTGTTCTTCCAGCTGCCGCCGGAGGGCGACTTCTTCGAGATCGTCGAGGCCGACGGCGCCGACTACATCAAGATGTTCCGCGAATCCACCGACGTGATCATGGTCGACGGCTTCGACGGCCAGCAGATCGTCGCCGACCTGACCACCGAAGAATTCTTCGAGGACTGCAAGCGCGCACTGACCGCCAACGGCATCTTCGTCACCAACTGGTGGAGCGGCGACAAGCGCTATCACAGCTTCCTCGAACGCTTGCTGGCCGCTTTCGGCGGCTGCGTCATCGAGCTGCCGGCCGCCACCCACGGCAATATGGCGGTGATGGCGTTCAAGCAGCCGCCTGGCCTGACCGGCTGGGACGCGCTGGCGAAAAAGGCCGACGAACTGGAAGGCCGTTTCGGCCTGGAATTCGGCGAATTCGTGAAGCGGCTGAAAGAGGCCAACCTGCACAGCAACAACCGTTTGCTGATCTGA
- the ttcA gene encoding tRNA 2-thiocytidine(32) synthetase TtcA — translation MSDTLQLADDKAKKAQFEGNKLTKRLRHHVGDAINDFNMIEEGDRVMVCLSGGKDSYALLDILLGLQKSAPINFSIVAVNLDQKQPGFPEHILPTYLQSIGVEYRIIEEDTYSIVKRLIPEGKTTCSLCSRLRRGILYRVADELGATKIALGHHRDDMLHTLFLNMFYGGKLKAMPPKLVSDDGRHMVIRPLAYCREKDLERYAQLREFPIIPCNLCGSQPNLQRQVVKEMVNDWDKRFPGRVESMFRALQNVVPSHLADSKLFDFAGLKTGDSPFEGGDTAFDKEEFRDPVALANADDDDAATLAATPAVPARRTISILDSRPKADSQTGDSRGG, via the coding sequence ATGTCCGACACGCTGCAACTTGCCGACGACAAGGCCAAAAAGGCCCAGTTCGAAGGCAACAAACTCACCAAACGCCTGCGCCACCACGTTGGCGACGCCATCAACGACTTCAACATGATCGAAGAGGGCGACCGCGTGATGGTCTGCCTGTCTGGCGGCAAGGACAGCTACGCGCTGCTGGACATCCTGCTCGGGCTGCAGAAGTCGGCGCCGATCAATTTCTCCATCGTGGCGGTGAACCTCGACCAGAAACAGCCGGGCTTCCCCGAGCACATCCTGCCGACCTACCTGCAATCGATCGGTGTCGAGTACCGCATCATCGAGGAAGACACCTACAGCATCGTCAAGCGCCTGATTCCGGAAGGCAAGACCACCTGCAGCCTGTGCTCGCGCCTGCGCCGCGGCATCCTGTACCGCGTCGCCGACGAGCTGGGCGCCACCAAGATCGCGCTCGGCCACCACCGCGACGACATGCTGCACACCCTGTTCCTGAACATGTTCTACGGCGGCAAGCTGAAGGCGATGCCGCCGAAGCTGGTGTCCGACGACGGCCGCCACATGGTGATCCGCCCGCTGGCCTACTGCCGCGAGAAGGATCTGGAACGCTACGCGCAGTTGCGCGAATTCCCGATCATCCCGTGCAACCTGTGCGGCTCGCAGCCCAACCTGCAGCGCCAGGTGGTGAAGGAGATGGTCAACGACTGGGACAAGCGTTTCCCCGGCCGCGTCGAGAGCATGTTCCGCGCGCTGCAGAATGTGGTGCCGTCGCACCTGGCCGATAGCAAGCTGTTCGACTTTGCCGGTCTCAAGACCGGCGACAGCCCGTTCGAGGGCGGCGATACCGCCTTCGACAAGGAAGAATTCCGCGACCCGGTCGCGCTGGCGAATGCGGACGATGACGACGCCGCAACGTTGGCCGCAACGCCCGCCGTTCCTGCCCGGCGCACCATCAGCATCCTCGATTCGCGGCCCAAGGCCGACAGCCAGACGGGAGACAGCCGTGGCGGGTAA
- a CDS encoding dihydroneopterin aldolase, translated as MLAEIFLRDFVFDCFIGIHDFERGVRQRMQLNIVLQVARMVPPRDDIALVLDYDYLRLQTLALVKNRVFETQEYLLGKVVDIAFGHPAVTGVLVETCKPDVYPDSAGVGCRLRLSRDEYQALRQQGAWLAD; from the coding sequence ATGCTGGCCGAAATCTTTCTGCGCGACTTCGTGTTCGACTGCTTCATCGGCATCCATGACTTCGAGCGCGGCGTGCGCCAGCGCATGCAGCTCAACATCGTGCTGCAGGTGGCGCGCATGGTGCCACCGCGCGACGACATCGCGCTGGTGCTGGACTACGACTACCTGCGGCTGCAGACGCTGGCGCTGGTGAAGAACCGCGTGTTCGAGACCCAGGAATACCTGCTCGGCAAGGTGGTCGACATCGCCTTTGGTCATCCTGCGGTCACCGGCGTGCTGGTGGAAACCTGCAAGCCGGACGTGTACCCGGACAGCGCCGGCGTCGGCTGCCGCCTGCGCCTCAGCCGCGACGAGTATCAGGCGCTGCGACAGCAGGGGGCATGGCTGGCCGACTGA
- a CDS encoding SDR family oxidoreductase: MKVVLITGGAKRLGQAMAERFAAAGWQVCVHYHHSAGDAANLVARLPQARSYGLDLLAADADFAGLIAQVVADCGRLDCVVNSAALFEEDGFFELSPAAFDRQLAVNFRAPLMLAAAFGQWLRQQDARGSVVNILDQKLFNLNPDYFSYTLSKLALKESIRLQAMAAAPYLRVNGVAPGLTLLSGEQTADNFARAHRMTALGEGTRPQSVAEAVHFLAEAAQITGQVLTVDDGQHLLPLARDVMFAVEA; this comes from the coding sequence ATGAAAGTCGTGTTGATCACTGGTGGCGCCAAACGGCTGGGGCAGGCGATGGCGGAACGGTTTGCCGCAGCGGGCTGGCAGGTGTGCGTGCACTATCACCACTCGGCTGGCGATGCGGCCAACCTTGTCGCGCGCCTGCCGCAGGCACGCAGCTACGGGCTGGACCTGTTGGCGGCGGACGCGGACTTCGCCGGCCTGATCGCGCAGGTGGTGGCCGATTGCGGTCGGCTGGACTGCGTGGTCAACAGCGCCGCGCTGTTCGAGGAGGACGGCTTCTTCGAGCTGTCACCGGCGGCGTTCGACCGCCAGCTGGCGGTGAACTTCCGCGCGCCGCTGATGCTGGCGGCGGCGTTCGGCCAGTGGCTGCGGCAGCAGGATGCGCGTGGCAGCGTGGTCAACATCCTCGACCAGAAGCTGTTCAACCTCAATCCGGACTACTTTTCCTACACCCTGTCCAAGCTGGCGCTGAAGGAAAGCATCCGCCTGCAGGCGATGGCGGCGGCGCCCTACCTGCGCGTCAACGGCGTGGCGCCGGGGCTGACCCTGCTCAGCGGCGAGCAGACGGCGGACAACTTCGCTCGCGCGCACCGCATGACGGCGCTGGGCGAGGGTACCCGCCCGCAATCGGTGGCGGAGGCAGTGCACTTCCTGGCCGAGGCGGCGCAGATCACCGGCCAGGTGCTGACCGTGGATGACGGCCAGCACCTGCTGCCGCTGGCGCGTGACGTGATGTTTGCGGTGGAGGCGTGA
- a CDS encoding class I SAM-dependent methyltransferase has product MSLPEPSADALATSHALSHRIAADIAAADGWIAFAHFMQQALYAPGLGYYAAGSRKFGADGDFVTAPELTPLFAQTLARQLAELLPQTAGNIMEFGAGTGRLAADLLLALDALGCAPAQYFIVDLSPDLIERQRDTLARLAPALLPRVQWLPALPDSFDGIMLGNEVLDAMPCELVVRRQDGRLQQRGVTIRDGAFCFDDRDFEDATLAALAAELVPDIPGYVTEISLANRAFIHTLAGVLQRGAILMIDYGHNAGEYYHPERSMGTLLGHYRHHTLQDPFYLPGLMDLTTHVDFSAVAQSGLDAGLDLIGYLSQAQFLINAGITERLSFLDAANVKDYLPVAKAAQRLLSPQEMGETFKVIGFGKQVAIDWVGFSSGDRCYTL; this is encoded by the coding sequence ATGAGCCTGCCAGAACCCTCTGCCGACGCCCTCGCCACCAGCCACGCGCTCAGCCACCGCATCGCCGCCGACATCGCCGCGGCCGACGGCTGGATCGCCTTCGCCCACTTCATGCAGCAGGCACTGTACGCGCCCGGCCTCGGCTACTACGCCGCCGGCAGCCGCAAGTTCGGCGCCGACGGCGACTTCGTCACCGCGCCGGAACTGACGCCGCTGTTCGCGCAGACGCTGGCGCGCCAGCTGGCAGAGCTGCTGCCGCAGACCGCCGGCAACATCATGGAGTTCGGTGCCGGCACCGGCCGCCTCGCCGCCGACCTGCTGCTGGCGCTGGACGCGCTCGGCTGCGCGCCGGCGCAGTACTTCATCGTCGACCTGTCGCCCGACCTGATCGAACGCCAGCGCGACACCCTCGCCCGCCTCGCCCCGGCGCTGCTGCCGCGCGTGCAGTGGCTGCCGGCGCTGCCGGACAGCTTCGACGGCATCATGCTCGGCAACGAGGTGCTGGACGCGATGCCGTGCGAGCTGGTGGTGCGCCGGCAGGACGGCCGCCTGCAGCAGCGCGGCGTTACCATACGCGACGGCGCCTTCTGCTTCGACGACCGCGACTTCGAGGACGCCACGCTGGCCGCGCTGGCCGCCGAGCTGGTGCCGGACATCCCCGGCTACGTCACCGAAATCAGCCTCGCCAACCGCGCCTTCATCCACACCCTGGCCGGCGTGCTGCAACGCGGCGCCATCCTGATGATCGACTACGGCCACAACGCCGGCGAGTACTACCATCCGGAACGCAGCATGGGCACCCTGCTCGGCCACTACCGCCACCACACCCTCCAGGATCCGTTCTACCTGCCCGGACTGATGGACCTGACCACGCACGTGGATTTCAGCGCCGTGGCGCAAAGCGGCCTCGACGCCGGCCTCGACCTGATCGGCTACCTCAGCCAGGCGCAGTTCCTGATCAACGCCGGCATCACCGAGCGGCTGTCGTTCCTGGATGCGGCCAACGTCAAGGACTACCTCCCGGTAGCCAAGGCGGCGCAGCGCCTGCTGTCACCGCAGGAAATGGGGGAAACCTTCAAGGTGATCGGTTTTGGCAAACAGGTGGCCATCGACTGGGTCGGCTTTAGCAGCGGCGACCGCTGCTACACCCTGTAA